One segment of Halomarina pelagica DNA contains the following:
- a CDS encoding DUF7568 family protein: protein MPRLTNWTRERRTPSLAYRNTETEARAVLHRAPDSYRYKWRGAILVDGYPVWSRGYETKDATAFRNALRDRPAPELSCPECLNGDVVVGGKTADRAKVQRWFECRNCGYEAPSEIVYGAER from the coding sequence ATGCCCCGACTCACCAACTGGACGCGAGAACGTCGTACACCGTCGCTCGCGTATCGAAACACCGAGACTGAAGCCCGAGCCGTTCTCCATCGCGCCCCGGACTCATACCGGTACAAGTGGCGTGGCGCAATCCTCGTCGACGGCTACCCGGTCTGGTCGCGAGGGTATGAGACGAAGGACGCGACTGCGTTTCGGAACGCGCTCCGTGACAGACCAGCGCCCGAATTGAGTTGTCCGGAGTGTCTAAACGGCGATGTGGTCGTCGGAGGGAAAACGGCTGACCGCGCGAAAGTTCAGCGCTGGTTCGAGTGTCGGAACTGTGGGTACGAAGCACCCTCAGAGATCGTATACGGCGCCGAACGCTAA
- a CDS encoding GIY-YIG nuclease family protein — MTASKADLWATWIERTLLQDIHAPDRLDPVPFLTTVDGELTTTDALDRYRYGKNDGEYLYLIYLADEPINTAADITPVYVGESRNIGSRIYQHYKKIDEAIPIDDWEDDGSWGSFSKYDHIAAVREAADSQLYVWILDVETLDVCPYGVATYRQELEAKLIGLIYAHPEYRRTMTNREFVPNRVLHEIGLAGHTWLSTESTRPETADAPPRYDLSTEHHSKADLWAHWLERYVYPDVADESTADPIPLFDTDDRLQVKLTNSGRLKRSDAIDERIRTEGRKCVHSGGVRDDGYEGLIYLMYQLADADRSDRLTVIPRYVGKAEAYGKKNELSANFTEIATERSSTRSFARWGDGDYWHVGELSMALFEDDTRKVPWASELFEQGTHRLKEQVYLWVKAWNQELHTGPYGYDAYLAEVEPQLIGVAQAAFPDRLLNKSDVPDDAPIKTTDFSFEGIR, encoded by the coding sequence ATGACCGCCTCGAAGGCTGATTTGTGGGCCACATGGATTGAACGAACTCTCCTCCAAGATATCCATGCACCCGATCGGTTAGATCCAGTGCCGTTCTTGACGACGGTCGATGGTGAACTTACCACGACCGACGCACTCGACCGCTATCGGTATGGGAAGAACGATGGCGAATACTTGTATCTCATCTACCTTGCAGACGAGCCGATCAATACCGCCGCAGACATCACCCCGGTGTATGTCGGCGAATCCCGAAATATCGGGTCTCGAATTTACCAGCACTACAAGAAAATCGATGAAGCCATCCCGATCGACGACTGGGAGGACGACGGCTCGTGGGGGAGCTTCTCGAAATACGACCACATCGCGGCGGTTCGAGAGGCAGCTGACTCACAACTATACGTCTGGATTCTGGACGTCGAAACCCTTGATGTGTGTCCCTACGGTGTGGCGACCTACCGGCAGGAACTGGAAGCCAAGCTAATTGGACTCATCTACGCACACCCAGAGTATCGGCGGACCATGACCAATCGCGAGTTCGTCCCAAACCGAGTTCTACACGAAATCGGACTCGCTGGCCACACTTGGCTCTCGACCGAGTCTACAAGGCCAGAAACGGCAGACGCGCCTCCTCGGTACGACCTCTCCACGGAACACCACTCGAAAGCCGATCTGTGGGCTCACTGGCTCGAGAGGTACGTCTATCCGGACGTTGCTGACGAATCGACAGCTGACCCAATTCCGCTATTCGACACGGATGACCGGCTGCAGGTCAAGCTCACCAACTCTGGTCGCCTCAAGCGCTCGGATGCCATCGATGAGCGAATCCGCACCGAGGGACGAAAATGCGTCCACTCGGGCGGGGTGAGGGACGACGGATACGAGGGATTGATCTATCTCATGTACCAGCTCGCCGACGCCGACAGAAGTGATCGACTGACGGTCATTCCGCGATACGTTGGGAAGGCGGAAGCGTACGGCAAGAAGAACGAGTTGAGTGCGAATTTCACAGAAATTGCTACTGAGCGGTCGAGTACGAGGAGCTTTGCTCGGTGGGGTGATGGGGACTACTGGCACGTTGGTGAGCTCTCGATGGCCCTGTTCGAGGATGATACACGGAAGGTCCCGTGGGCGAGCGAGCTGTTTGAACAGGGAACGCATCGCCTCAAAGAGCAGGTGTACCTCTGGGTGAAGGCATGGAACCAGGAACTGCACACGGGGCCGTACGGCTACGACGCGTATCTTGCCGAGGTCGAGCCACAGCTGATCGGCGTTGCGCAGGCTGCGTTCCCTGATCGGTTGTTGAACAAGAGTGACGTCCCTGATGACGCACCGATTAAGACCACCGACTTTTCGTTCGAGGGTATTCGATGA
- a CDS encoding transcriptional regulator, with product MITTAVLDQFARDVSDVVPQIDATAEHQRWQPGIGAFDEEEQVRRLVERLGQQSTCYEVTETEVPYPNSEQRCDILLESEGSQIPVEAKLLRFYRDNGDIEPAAYTTVYSPFSNSLVADAKKLADSEFETEGGLLGLYYEPADGAFPLMDATKLAEKVVRDVEYWYNLTLKTQTIAEFTGLRHPVHQQGAAIAWELTG from the coding sequence ATGATTACGACTGCAGTTCTTGACCAGTTTGCACGCGATGTTTCCGATGTCGTCCCCCAGATCGACGCTACAGCCGAACACCAGCGGTGGCAGCCTGGTATCGGTGCGTTCGACGAAGAAGAGCAAGTACGACGACTCGTGGAACGACTTGGACAACAGTCTACCTGCTACGAAGTCACGGAGACTGAAGTCCCGTACCCAAATAGCGAGCAGCGATGTGACATCCTCCTCGAGAGCGAGGGGTCTCAGATCCCGGTTGAAGCGAAGCTGCTTCGATTCTACCGCGACAACGGTGATATTGAACCGGCGGCCTATACTACGGTCTACAGTCCATTCTCGAACTCGCTTGTCGCCGACGCAAAGAAACTCGCCGATAGCGAATTCGAAACAGAGGGTGGGCTGCTTGGGCTCTACTACGAACCAGCTGATGGAGCGTTTCCGCTGATGGATGCCACGAAGCTGGCCGAGAAGGTTGTGAGAGATGTTGAGTACTGGTACAATTTGACACTCAAAACCCAGACTATCGCTGAGTTCACGGGGCTGCGCCATCCAGTACATCAACAAGGTGCAGCCATTGCTTGGGAACTCACAGGGTGA
- a CDS encoding DUF7389 domain-containing protein — MSEHTQQSRTDAESMENSDRQPPVEYVERSDVGVSLTVKLKRGTGTRDEDQITAKVKAKTLEDAREDMETLRAYIHNLAEDTRQIQPEEDGG; from the coding sequence ATGTCAGAACACACGCAGCAGTCTCGTACGGACGCCGAATCGATGGAGAATAGTGATCGACAACCGCCAGTAGAGTACGTCGAGCGGAGCGACGTCGGTGTCTCGCTCACCGTGAAGCTCAAGCGGGGAACTGGGACGAGGGATGAGGACCAGATCACGGCCAAGGTGAAAGCGAAAACGCTCGAAGATGCCCGTGAGGACATGGAGACGCTTCGAGCATACATCCACAATCTCGCCGAGGATACTCGCCAGATTCAACCTGAGGAAGACGGCGGGTAG
- a CDS encoding BREX protein BrxB domain-containing protein — translation MEELEELTIDDRDQIGRRTGVPFVVFTYDPDDELSMESTIDGYIEKLRARGQTVEIIDIRDLVFSILEDQRILDQVIEKEKAAPEELAEGLSTALLGGRTDSLGKIASTIIDRVEDVDTAVMYRTGILYPFAGVSSILMQLENEIDTPLVVFYPAIREGKSLRFLKETEGTYYRARVI, via the coding sequence ATGGAAGAGCTTGAGGAGCTGACTATTGACGACCGAGATCAGATTGGACGACGGACTGGTGTCCCATTTGTCGTCTTCACATACGATCCCGATGATGAGCTCTCGATGGAGAGTACGATTGACGGATACATAGAGAAGCTAAGAGCACGGGGGCAGACGGTGGAAATTATTGATATCCGAGATTTAGTATTCAGCATTCTTGAGGATCAACGGATTCTCGATCAAGTCATCGAGAAAGAAAAAGCAGCACCAGAGGAGCTTGCTGAAGGGCTCTCTACAGCACTGTTGGGTGGTCGGACTGATTCCCTCGGGAAAATAGCGTCCACGATCATTGATCGGGTCGAAGATGTCGATACGGCGGTGATGTACCGGACCGGGATTCTATACCCCTTCGCGGGTGTGTCGTCCATCCTCATGCAGCTGGAGAACGAAATCGATACACCACTCGTCGTATTTTACCCTGCAATCCGAGAAGGCAAGAGTTTAAGATTTCTCAAAGAAACAGAAGGAACATACTACCGAGCGAGGGTGATTTAG
- a CDS encoding transcription initiation factor IIB, translating into MATRHIYETGFDEDASTGNTPCPECGGQVRTNRVETVCEDCGLVIDEQTIDYGPEWRSFEDDEETPNRSGAPLTVARHDRGLSTEIGRRKDANGNKLSGQKRQRLSRMRREQILGRFQSKAERNLAHGLGEVRRIASVLELTDSVRDQACQLFRSAQTEDLLRGRSIEAIAAASIYGATRCNGLPRTLDDIVDAAQVKQSRVKSAYKTLNTDLGLPTQPVRPSEFIPRLASELDVPDSIRQRARRLAEQAESTSATTGVRPAGFAAACLYTAGREDGRWLTQSEVAEAANVTPPTIRSHQDALAELVLCGL; encoded by the coding sequence ATGGCGACGAGACATATCTACGAAACTGGCTTCGACGAAGACGCATCGACCGGCAACACACCGTGTCCTGAATGCGGCGGCCAAGTAAGAACGAACAGGGTCGAGACGGTTTGTGAGGATTGTGGCCTCGTTATTGACGAACAGACCATCGACTATGGGCCGGAATGGCGGTCGTTCGAAGACGACGAAGAAACTCCGAATCGATCAGGTGCACCACTCACCGTCGCACGTCATGACCGAGGGCTGTCAACCGAGATCGGTCGCAGGAAAGATGCGAACGGGAACAAGCTCTCTGGGCAAAAACGCCAGCGGCTATCCCGAATGCGGCGTGAGCAGATTCTTGGTCGGTTCCAGTCGAAAGCTGAGCGAAACCTCGCACACGGCCTAGGTGAAGTTCGAAGAATCGCGAGCGTCCTCGAGCTCACAGATTCGGTTCGTGATCAAGCGTGTCAACTGTTCCGGAGCGCTCAAACCGAAGACCTGCTCCGAGGTCGATCAATCGAGGCGATAGCTGCAGCAAGCATCTACGGAGCCACTCGTTGTAACGGCCTCCCACGAACACTCGACGACATCGTCGACGCGGCACAGGTCAAGCAGTCAAGAGTCAAGAGTGCCTACAAAACGCTAAATACCGATCTTGGCCTCCCGACCCAGCCTGTTCGTCCGAGCGAATTCATTCCCCGCCTTGCGTCTGAACTCGATGTTCCGGACTCCATTCGACAGCGAGCTCGAAGGTTGGCCGAACAAGCTGAATCAACGAGTGCGACAACGGGTGTCCGGCCAGCAGGCTTTGCAGCGGCCTGTCTCTACACAGCTGGACGTGAAGATGGTCGGTGGCTGACGCAGTCGGAAGTTGCAGAAGCTGCGAACGTCACTCCACCAACCATCCGGTCGCATCAAGATGCACTGGCTGAACTGGTCCTCTGTGGCCTCTGA
- a CDS encoding DUF7567 family protein, whose protein sequence is MSLEVFNRHSEALFEFLWCPVCGHEVFSHIPFEGVFCKNCNTQVELQESHEDRGYEEAVLACFDTATTWNLHVDEKLRRDLPDESARMKILGAPDAYEVDWWSPEPGNDWEPVERGEFADIEEPADVSHLA, encoded by the coding sequence ATGAGCCTCGAAGTATTCAACCGTCACAGTGAGGCACTGTTCGAGTTCCTCTGGTGTCCGGTCTGCGGGCACGAGGTGTTCAGTCATATCCCCTTCGAGGGCGTGTTCTGTAAGAACTGCAACACACAGGTGGAACTCCAAGAATCACATGAGGATCGTGGCTACGAGGAAGCCGTCCTCGCCTGCTTCGATACCGCCACGACCTGGAACCTCCACGTCGACGAAAAACTTCGTCGCGACCTGCCTGACGAGTCGGCGAGGATGAAGATCCTCGGCGCACCGGACGCCTACGAGGTCGACTGGTGGAGTCCCGAACCCGGCAACGACTGGGAGCCGGTCGAGCGCGGTGAATTCGCTGACATCGAAGAACCTGCCGACGTGTCTCACTTGGCGTAA
- a CDS encoding ArdC-like ssDNA-binding domain-containing protein — translation MATSSDSSVSFDQTDTRYDEMHSTIERWVDDLVERVDDAQTSAEFQEWLDFQSRFHDYSYRNTLLIKQQCPEATRVAGYRTWQDEFDRHVQEGEQAIWIWAPIIAKQCPECENSPGYHERSDCEYDETPPEGWSKGLVGFKPAPVFDISQTDGEPLPDLDTAATGDAGDLVSRLTSVGDDVGVTVRIVPDEEWSHGSANGVCERVSLMDVQPLVEVRDRSNQADLARTLVHEYAHALLHATLDDTTERSKREVEAEAVAYIVGRYCGLDTSGSAFYLAAWESDDPEVIRDRLGRISRTAEELIEVLVD, via the coding sequence ATGGCTACAAGCAGTGACTCATCGGTCTCCTTCGACCAGACCGACACGCGATACGACGAGATGCACAGCACGATTGAACGGTGGGTCGACGACCTCGTCGAGCGTGTCGACGACGCACAGACGAGCGCGGAGTTCCAGGAATGGCTCGACTTCCAGAGTCGCTTCCACGACTACTCCTACCGGAATACGCTGCTCATCAAACAGCAGTGTCCCGAGGCGACGCGGGTTGCTGGGTATCGGACGTGGCAGGACGAGTTCGACCGGCACGTCCAGGAAGGCGAGCAGGCCATTTGGATCTGGGCACCGATCATCGCGAAACAGTGCCCCGAATGCGAGAATTCGCCGGGCTATCACGAGCGGAGCGACTGTGAGTACGACGAGACGCCACCTGAGGGATGGTCAAAAGGGCTCGTTGGGTTCAAGCCCGCGCCAGTGTTCGACATCTCCCAGACGGATGGCGAGCCGCTTCCCGATCTCGACACGGCCGCCACCGGCGATGCCGGTGACCTCGTCTCACGACTTACCAGCGTCGGTGATGACGTTGGTGTGACCGTCCGAATCGTCCCAGACGAAGAGTGGTCACACGGCAGCGCGAATGGTGTCTGTGAGCGGGTGAGCCTCATGGACGTCCAGCCACTCGTCGAAGTTCGCGATCGGTCGAATCAAGCGGACCTCGCACGGACGTTGGTCCACGAGTACGCTCACGCATTGCTCCACGCCACTCTCGACGATACTACTGAGCGGTCGAAGCGCGAAGTCGAAGCAGAGGCCGTTGCGTACATCGTCGGCCGATATTGTGGTCTCGACACCAGTGGCTCAGCGTTCTATCTCGCGGCATGGGAATCCGACGATCCAGAGGTAATTCGCGACCGGCTGGGTCGTATCAGCCGAACAGCAGAGGAACTCATCGAGGTGCTCGTGGACTGA
- a CDS encoding BrxE family protein, with product MTTDLKNALTATQENLGEIGVEDALVREVLSYRLLIERLGESDNNDWWESMILTELGRDRLDEVTPKTAAKARIDLAQRVGRKVEQDRTEKNTISLFYLGPTVEAQISAELEDISESTQFEMLESLTETTGTTDWTADLVDNVDLEFSEEGEVLRLGPDTLEEAQLKSRTTMRRVARECFAGYGQSAEGSLQVPYYKVEL from the coding sequence ATGACTACTGATCTCAAGAACGCATTGACGGCCACTCAAGAGAATCTCGGAGAGATTGGCGTCGAGGACGCGTTAGTCCGCGAAGTTCTATCTTATCGGCTGTTAATTGAGCGACTCGGCGAAAGTGACAATAACGACTGGTGGGAGTCAATGATCCTGACTGAATTAGGCCGAGACCGCCTTGATGAGGTGACCCCGAAAACAGCAGCAAAAGCAAGAATCGATCTTGCACAGCGCGTCGGTCGAAAAGTCGAGCAAGACCGCACCGAGAAGAACACGATTTCTCTGTTCTACCTCGGGCCGACCGTAGAGGCACAAATCAGTGCTGAATTAGAAGACATTTCAGAGAGTACTCAATTCGAGATGCTTGAGTCCCTCACCGAAACTACTGGCACGACTGATTGGACAGCTGATCTGGTAGACAATGTTGATCTCGAGTTCTCTGAGGAAGGCGAGGTGCTCCGTCTTGGCCCCGATACTCTCGAGGAGGCCCAATTGAAATCCAGGACAACGATGCGACGTGTCGCGAGAGAATGCTTCGCGGGGTACGGGCAATCAGCCGAAGGATCACTGCAAGTGCCATATTATAAAGTAGAGCTATGA
- a CDS encoding DUF6166 domain-containing protein, with protein MSGISDPHSHEQSWASDDSDVVYVGYRRRGRAIVEIHPDQEQLTPDRSLELASHSHSGFEWGYGGSGPAQLALALLLDYTDDEEVALAEYMSFKTEVVSQLECTAPDGCWRLTGREIDAALRKTSDDPVAPSVN; from the coding sequence ATGAGTGGAATCAGTGATCCACACTCGCACGAACAGTCATGGGCTTCGGATGATTCCGACGTCGTCTACGTCGGTTACCGTCGTCGTGGCCGGGCCATCGTCGAGATACACCCCGATCAAGAACAGCTCACGCCGGATAGGAGTCTTGAACTAGCGAGTCACAGTCATTCGGGCTTCGAGTGGGGATATGGTGGCAGCGGGCCGGCCCAACTCGCACTCGCCCTTCTGCTCGATTACACCGACGACGAGGAGGTGGCACTCGCGGAGTACATGTCCTTCAAGACCGAGGTCGTGAGCCAGCTGGAGTGTACAGCACCCGACGGCTGCTGGCGACTCACCGGGCGCGAGATCGACGCAGCTCTTCGCAAGACATCGGATGATCCAGTCGCACCGTCCGTCAACTAA
- a CDS encoding BrxA family protein, producing the protein MTTDATEPEEEEFDSWIAHNTTYIEETKQLLAEYVEHQSFEKLKEQVQEENILNKQTSKYRRDVLREVARLYIPSKVEFIETPLMRAVTSDVDDAVKDWLIYYEFSQNHLLYTLTTELLYPEYTAGTMYVEASDIQGFIRQLEDDHPEISEWSQSTVEEASTKYLSALKNFGLLKGVQRKEFAVFYVPDEVIAYVFYQIAGDQQPTVEEIVEHPDWQLFLFDTNEVRRRLEGISPRYIRYERRGSTERIEPEFDNIWEVIDEFQY; encoded by the coding sequence ATGACCACGGACGCCACTGAGCCCGAGGAAGAGGAATTTGACTCCTGGATAGCGCACAATACCACGTATATCGAGGAAACTAAGCAGTTACTTGCGGAATACGTCGAACATCAGTCATTTGAGAAGCTCAAAGAACAAGTTCAGGAAGAGAATATCCTTAATAAGCAGACCAGCAAGTACCGGCGAGACGTCCTTCGTGAGGTGGCTCGGTTATACATACCCTCCAAGGTAGAGTTCATTGAGACTCCGCTAATGCGTGCAGTGACATCTGACGTTGATGATGCCGTCAAAGACTGGCTCATCTATTACGAATTTTCGCAGAACCATCTTCTGTACACGCTAACTACCGAACTACTCTATCCGGAGTACACGGCTGGGACGATGTACGTCGAAGCCAGTGATATACAAGGGTTCATTCGACAGCTGGAAGACGATCATCCGGAGATAAGTGAGTGGTCTCAGAGTACCGTCGAAGAAGCGAGTACAAAATATCTGAGTGCATTGAAGAATTTCGGACTCTTGAAAGGTGTACAACGAAAAGAGTTTGCAGTATTCTACGTACCCGACGAAGTCATTGCGTACGTGTTCTATCAAATTGCCGGAGATCAGCAGCCAACTGTCGAAGAGATTGTAGAACACCCAGATTGGCAGTTGTTCCTCTTTGATACGAACGAAGTGAGACGGCGTCTCGAAGGGATCAGTCCGAGATATATTCGATATGAACGACGTGGCAGTACCGAGCGTATCGAGCCAGAGTTCGATAACATTTGGGAGGTAATCGATGAGTTCCAGTACTAA